A stretch of DNA from Falco biarmicus isolate bFalBia1 chromosome 6, bFalBia1.pri, whole genome shotgun sequence:
TGCTAATGCTCATTTTGCTTGTATATGGTAGCTATGaagatggttttttttaagttccaaGTCACTGTCTCTTTAAACATCAAAATGCATCCTGAAATTGGACATTTTTGACAAAAAGGCCAAGCAAACACCTATTAAAAACACCATGGCAGCCAAGCAATGGGAGTACTGTGCTGCCTTAGCTCTGATTAAGGGCTCAGTACAGGATTCTTTACCCAGGAAAGACACCTGTTGCGTTTCCATAGGCATTTTGCTTGGGTAAGGACTGTGGGTTTAGGAGCCCTTGAAGTTTGGTTTAATATTACTCTTGAAACCCCTTGTTTTCAAGGAGTTACTCAAAATCAATGAGGCTAGAAGCTAAGATAAGTCTTCTTTAACCTGCCACCTCGTAAAAcattactttgtttaaaaacattttttaccgGATTtagctttcaggaaaaaaaataatcttacagGACAGATGCAATTCATCAAAATGTTCTAAAATGCTCTAAAATGCTACATGTAGGCAATCTTTTATTAAATTCCTTTATTCAAAAAACTAAATTAtcaagctttttgttttttctttttgtttttgtggtttttgtgtttttttggttttttttttttctgaactacaTAACATTATACAACAGTGTTAGAACTGGATAGCCAGTCTTTAATAAATCAATTACAGTATCTGACATCTGAAATGTACATTGAAAATCTTTGTTCTTTTAACAATTAAACAATATCAGCGCATAGACTGTGTCACCCAGATATGGATCCCTTTAAGtggtttgtgcttttttttttcttctttttttttctttctttttttttgacattgcAAACTTTGTAATGAAAATGCCACAGTTTTGGCAGTGAACAACCAGAGGAATCCTCTgcttgatttgttttaaataaacagtgATAAATAGCTCTTCTTTTCTGTACAGAAATATTGGCTTCAAAAAGTCAGTGTATTGTACTCAGTAGAACATGTTTAGTAATGCTACACCTTAAAAATTGGCTTTTTTCAGTTAGTGATGTTAAAAAATGCAAGCCTCTTTCTGGTTTGCTGCAATTGTTTCTATGTACCATAAGACTGTATTGCACAAAAAAAGTTCTTAAATACAGATATAATTTATGTTATTGGATTAAATATTGCAACAACTAAGTGATAAGTGAAGCAGTTTTACCTTGCACATGCAGTGTGAGGATACACAAGGAGACTGTTCATAAAACTACAAATACATCATTGCAATCTTGACTCCAGTAGGGTGAAAGGAGTgtgaaacaaatgtattttggcAAATCCATTGCTCCCCTCCCATGCCATCTCAAGCAAGGAGGACCTTGGTAAAAATGTAGACAGAGACCAtaatatgtatttgttttcttcacagtagcctGAGTAGTGCTAAACTGTAGTTCTCCAGGAACCCAGCTCCAGATGTTATTAAACTACTTTTCTtccatcccacccaccccaaaaaaatcaagttattttgtttgaaaattaaaactaagTTTCAGAAGTAGAGCCTGTAATACTTTCAACAAGAGACTTATAAATCTGAGAGTTCAAAAACCTTGGAAAAGAGTCTCTGTGCATTAGGGTGTATATCTGGAGTTGGGCATCTTCATACATGTGAGGGCTGGGATCCAGCAAGTTTCTGTTGATCACTTCTCTCACCCGGGAATCAAGACTAACCtgaaaaagataagaaaagacTAATCTTGAACAATAATGTCAGAAAGATTGTTATATGTTATATCGTTATTACTCAGGCCTCCATTGAACGTGTGAGTTTATCAGAGCCACCACACAATTACAGACTAAGACCGTTGACTCTACTTCAGTTTTGATGTGATCTCTGCATCCATCCTAAGATCTGTGAGATGAAATACAGCTGTATAACAGAATAAATACAGTACAGCTAAATAAAGCTCTGCAGTAACCTGGATTCCCAAAAATTATGTTATActacctcatttttttttcccatatttatttctctgaaaagaatGTTGAATGACTCTCATTCAGAGAGCTGAAATtcagagagatttttttcctgaccatATGTGGTTAAATCTTTAGAAGCTTTCTATTCAACATTCTCATCTGGCTGccttacacattttttttctttttcttttttttttttttttcaggcaccGCACTTATTACTCACAAATTACCCACagttttttataatttttatcaTGTTAATCTCCCCATTAATATTAACTATTTCAGATTTGTTCTTCTTTTCAAGACTTTAACATCTGATAATTTGTACTTTCAGGATATCATATGTCCATATTGAAGTGGTTAGCAAGTTTCAATTTTAGCTTCTCATttactttctttccatttgtaaCGAACTCCAAAAAGGCCACATTACATTTGGGATGAATACTCAGAGGATTTTAGAATATCATTTAGAAATTTGAGTGAATGGACAGTTTATCCACAAAATGCTGTAAAACCAGTAAAATTAATGCCTTCCGGATTAAATGAAATTGCAGTAGCTGGAAAGCCCACTGGGGCTAGCAAGGGTTTACTCagctaagaagaaaaaggctaaAACTCTGAGTAGAGAAATACCAAGCACACATTAGTTAAGCTACTGTGATTTACACCAGGTTGCAGTCTGACCCTACTACTCTGTAACCCTATAAATACATATTGATGTTGTCTGAAGGATTGAATTCAACCCTGGAAAGCTCCATGAACCATGATACCTTGGTATGTGAGGGATGCTAACTGAGATGAAAACTCAGAACATGTGTGGATGTATGAGCTTGTGGGTTTTTATATGTGGTAAAGCAAAGTCTTTGAAATACAGTGGTATGGTATAGTATGGAGGAGTAAATATAGATTTTCATTATATCTTCAGTACCAACTGTAGAATCTGTCATTGTCGGTTCGTTGGCATATTGGAGTATGTTGCTGCCACAGCAGGCTTTCTCCTCACACAGCTCTTTCTCCTCCAGTATTTGCTGTTACTTGTATCAGTTACAAAGCACAACTGTGATGCAGCCTAACTGTGGGTAAACTGTTGCCGATTCATGCTAGCAAACCGTACCTATTACTCCAGTACGCTGTCTCTGCAGAATAACCGTTATGGCTGCCTAATGCACACTCTCCACCCAAGCACTCATTTAGGCTTGCAGGCAGCACGCCGGGGCTGTGCGCCCGCCTTACGGatgggcagcagtgctgcatgaGCTGCCATGAACAGCCTTTCCCACCCTGgctcttcctctcccttgcGCTGGCACTGCTGTCTGGGCAGCCCCACAGCTAGCTGAGTTAAGGAATTGATCTATCTGAAAGTGGCATTTCTTTTCTATGCTGTTTTTCAACCCAGGCATTTTTCATTGTCTAACTGATGTAGCTGTGCGAGCAGGCCAGACTGCGCAGCAGGAATGAACAGACTGGTGAGGCTGCTCAGCCAGTGACCACCTGCCTACAGACACAACAGCGTGCAGGGGTGTAGTGTTATGGTAGTTTTGAGAAGCAGTGTTGCAGCCGTGTGTCTTCAGAATTTATTGAATAGATTTCAGTCCTAGAGCATTGCATTTCTGTAGCACAGAAATGACACACTAAGATTTAAGCAATTCTCTCCctgacacacatgcacatgcatgtaTCTTAGCAAAAACAGTCTGTGCAGCTAGCTAATTGGTTCTTCATTATCAAATATTATTGCTGGGATTAACAACTCGAATTTGGCAGGATGGTGGGGCTTTGTGCCATTGAATACAGTACAAGTTAATTGCATTtatagaatgaaaaataaaattaattatggaACTATTAATTTACACTGTAGTTACTCAGTGAGTCATTAAAGCCAGATGGCAAAACTAGTTGGAATTACTAAAGGTATTTCCTTGCTAAGCAGATGAACACAGGGTATGTGTTTAGAACACTAAGACCTTCTGCCTCAATAACTTCATCACTGAACAAGTGATGCTACATATTTCAGCTTGTATGCTAAAAGATAAAATCTGGAACGGGATGCCTGAATGAACAAGAGCTTTTCAGCTCCTGTGCTGATCTAAAGCATTGCAAACAGTTCTTGTTTGCCTCTTAAGATTTCCAGTAGGAGCAGGGACAACTGGATTGATGACATCTGCACACGTCCAGTGCATCAAGTTTGTGAGTGGTTTTGTTAAATCTAAGTCAAACAACACTTAGTGGTTGAATTTTAACTGCTGGTTGATCTTAGCTTAAAAAGACAACTGAGCATTCAGCACATATATATGTACTAGAGATATTATAAGAAAATCTCATTATTAGCTTGCTGTACTGCTGGTTTTCTCACTCCGGAGCAAAAGTATACACTATAGCACAAGAGAAGATAATGGAGCTGTAAATTGCTGTTGGTTTCATTCATATGAATGAAGTTGCAAATTATTACTGAGTGCAGCACAGAAGTAAAATGTAGGAAGCAAGGTCCACAGTGAGTATAAAGTAGCATAACATCATTGAGTAGGTAGTCGGATGCAATGCACGAAATCAAGGGAAAGGAGCTAAAGGTACGTGACATGGCCTAAAAAAAGACTCTTCTATAGTgcttatatatttatgtatctCACTATTCCAAGACATGGTTTTATAGGggatgctttttctttactCCAGGTGAAGATAATTTCAGAATTTGCCTATTTCAGTTTAAGGATTATAGACAATCTTACGTAATTTCCCAGATATTATCATACCTTTCATTAGAGAAAATACATGGTCTCCATTCCTGGATTCTCACATAGGAATAACCAGTGCAAATTTGGACTTTCTCCGAGACAGCTGTTGCAAAAGATAAATCTGTAATGATTCTGATTTAAATTCCTTagttttgctgtcttttctcCAGAAATCCATTTGCATTACTTACTCCCTCTCTCTGGCAGGCATGTAGCATTACTGAAGAAGCATACATAAGAAGAACATGATGGACATGTTGGAAtaagtccagaggagggacacaaagatgatcagagagctggagcacctctcacAGGTGCAAAAAAGAGGTGCAAAAGAGCAACTCTCTTTGAGCAACTTGGTCTAGTGGAAGTTGTCCCttcccatggcagggggtttggaactagatgatctttgaggtctcttccaacccaaaccatcctatgattctatacctatttctcagccttctcttaCTGGAGTCTCTTGAGCCTTACAGAGAAATTTGAGGTGGTGTGGTCAATGATGCTAAATGACCCAGCACCTgtgtctctgctttttctgtcccttcctttcctgatttAATGTCCATACTAGACTTTCATCTGACAAATCAGGCAGACTTTGAGACCCCCATCTGGCAATCCAGGGTAtaacatttctgctttaacagaaaatgcaaatgtagCATTTACAGCTTTACCTCTTTTGGTGATAGTATAGAAATGTAATCTTCATATATaagtcttgctttttcttcaataaCTTTCTTGTTCTGTTCCTTCTTTAGATCTTCACACGCAAGCCAGAAAAGCAGGTTCTCCTCACTATACTCTGTTCGAAGAAACTCTCTGAAAAGGTTCCTCCCAGCTGGTGTTTTCATCATCTTGTCAAAATTCTGAGACCAAGACAAAATTTCATCTGCAGTAGGGTTTTGGCTGCAAAAGCAAAGTATCATTACAAATatgcttctatttttttaacagtgttttcATACATTCATCCAAAAATTCTCCTTTCAACTGCACTTTAGTCCAGATTGAAAACTGGAAGCAAAAAGGCTTCAGCAGTGACAGGGGAATTTTGTTCAGTGTTCACTTGTGCATTCATTATCTCGATAGCCTACTGAACATGTTCAATGTTATAAGACATGTGCCTGGCTTTCTACAAGTTTTTTTACGAATGTTTTTAGCCATCAGACTCAAAGGCAAAATCCCACAACAGCATTCAATTCTTGCATCTGCAGTTAAAGGAGATGTGATTTCAGGGAGCTGGCAATAGACTCCCCTTCATGGGGGGGTTAGGTGACACCTGATGTCCCTGCCTGCTTCTGATGGTGTTTGGCCAATCACTGGCTGCCACATGATTTGGTTCAGGaaggacaagaaaaacaaaaggctcTTGGCAGCCAAGAGCATACTAATGAGGCCCAACAAAATAGTAATTCAGAGAGCTTTTAAATTAGCATATTTCTCTGTGGTTGTACACAAGGGTTGCTAAGTTTCCCTCTGCTTAGTGCTATTGACCTGAATTATGATCTATTGGCATGAGATGTGATGGACGTGGCTGGCAAaactggaaagagaagaaatgggaaaaagtcCTTATTCCCATTTTCTGCTGGGAAGTATTCATGGGTTGTAAGAGTGGACGCACTAGATAAGTGAACAGAAGACTAACTTGCGTCACTAATCCATTAATGTACCAATGAATAGCTTCAGAAGGTAATACTCCAAATTACTTAACAACAATTAAATATGGTTTCAAACTTAATTCTGAGCACTAACCCTCCCCTTCCTGATAGGATCCAACACAAGAGCTTTACTAGCTGTTCTTAATAGCTTCTCTGTAATCATGTTGCACAGTAAATGATGTTTGTCTATATGATTTCTCTTCAAGTCCATTTATCAATTCTTACTCTGCATGCAAGGCAGACTGGATGATGGGAGGCTCTTTGTGATAGCTTTTCAGCAGTCCAAAAGGCATAACAAATAagaatgtctttaaaatatCCAGCAAAATAATTGTAATCTGAAGCAAAAAGTATGATTTGAAGGTGAAAAGTCCTCTCTCTAAGGAGGGTGAAAAGAACCTGCTGAGGTGGATGGACCCAACAAGCCACCTGTGGTCCCTCATTGTCTATTGGGAAGCAATCTTCACTACAGTATTTTGTGGAAATTTCTGACATTGTCCTTTCATAAATGACCATGAATAGGAAAGAAGACAATAAGTTGTTTGGGTTGGTCATACCTTCAATCATATCCCCTAGAGTTAcattttcattcactttttaCGGAATTAGAGAATTCAAGGACACTGATAATAGATTAGTGTTTTTCTCAACTCAATAAACAGGGGCCCAAGTTtcagacagaaacagaagctCAGACTTTTAGTTTTTCAAGGTATGTGTTTCCTTGGTTAATTCCAGTGAAACCATACTCCAAGCTGTTTTATGAAAGGTAGCCATGTTAAAAATCTGACTGTGAAGTACCCTTGTGACCattagtttttcttcttgtctggataaacagaagaaaatgattCCACAGGTAGCAGAGGCTTCTTACAGGTCTGTGGAACCACTCATGCACCTCCCATTCCTCCCCACAGTTCTTCCCCACAAATAAGAAACTGTAAGTGAGCCTGCCTTCTGAATGTCTCTGCTGGCATTGCATTGTCAGGACagattttgcttccttttgtgtagattttttttgaggaaaagtaGTCAAAAGGACATTTCCAAAGCATAAAACCCAAGACAATTCTTGCTATTACTTATaggcaaattaaaaacatttactAGACAATAGTTTGACCAACTTACCATTCTTCTATGACTTGGATACTCTCCATTTTGGTCGTATGTGTTGGCCTTCCTGCACTGTCTCCTCTATCTTCATTCCTAACAGTGAGGCTGCAATGTAGTACAACACTTTATTTTGTCTAgagaaagttaatttaaaacaatgaCTATAGTAATTGTAAACTTCTAAAAGTTATAAACATATTGAAACATTCATTTTGCACTCTTGCCCATAAAATTGTGGAAAGAAATTTTTGATAATGGCTTTTCCCTTTAATTCTGATGAATATTAATTAACAGGTGCTATTAGTATGTGTAATTTCTTACAAGCTCACAGTTTATCCACTGAAAGATGGACACAAACTTAGAGGTCACTTTTTGAGTGATTTGACTTAGTAAATTGAGAATACTAGTAAGAATAAAGGTAGAAGGGATGAGAATATCTGAACTGGAAATTGATGAGGCTTTGGTGCCCCACCAGTTCTGGATGGTTGTTCATTCTTTATGAACGTTCCCTTTTTTGTCTCCTGGATATGGTGGCAGTAGATGGCTCAGATACAGAACGCAGTGTGAGGCTGCCTCTTATGATTTCCTCCTCTGATCTAAATTTGCTTTTCGTTCCAAAAAGTAAAACTTACTGGCCTCTCAGCAGAAAGGTGTCCATTACCCTCATCTTAccacaagacagaaaaagaaagacttcCTTTATGTAaggatgtttttaattttttttcccttctttttttgaGCTGGTAACTATCATCACACATTTTTATGCAAATACCTTTTTAATTGAATTTGCTTTAGTGGTAGTGAATTCCTCTGTGTGTGCTCCTTGTGAATGTTCTGGAACATGGTATTGTCAGCAAGAACACAATTCCTGATAACTAATGTAATAAATCACCTTTTGAATGACATAAGTATTCATATTAGAAACTTCGTTCCAATAATTAAGAAGTGGAACATAGTAAGGAGATGGAGATCTCCCTTTATCAGGTGTTACCTATGTGTCCAATTGAGAGAAGACAAGCAACCAAGCAAAGTTCCCCCCTCCCAGTCTCAGGAGAGCTCATATTTTGAATATTGAGGACCATACAATGATGCTTTCAATCATCCTCAGCAGCAATATACAAAAACGTGTTGGTAGCATGAAGCTTCTCCCTCCCCCACTAACCTGAATTACTTCTGCTCAGATCTAAGAAGAAATCCTAGCTTCGAGGTGTTTTTAGCACAAGTAACCTTTCTTTCTAGCCCCTCTGCATTTATGAGtttcttcaacattttttcaagCATTTGGCTGAGTTAAGAGGTGATCTCAAATACTCTCTGAGAAGTGGAAGTTTAAGCTCCCAGGTAAAGCAGAGCACATATTAAGACTTAAACATTACAAAGACGTACACTTTCAAATGAAGCTGTTTGATACTGGTTGCTCCTTCACTTACCTGCCAAGACCTTAGTTCAGGCCCTTGGTCCTGCTTCCCCTGTTACAGCGTAGGAATGCAGCTCCAGTGCTGCTAAGGTGTTAGGGTGTCATCAACCGCTGCAGGAGAAACAACACATCCTGAACTCTGGGGTTGGCAGGTAAAAAGCCTTTCCATCTCCTCTGACCTGTTGCTTGTCAGTCTATAGAGGGAGCTCCCAGGAAAGCCAGTGGGAGTTCCGTatacaggaggagaaaaaaaaaggaccatCCACTTTCTGTCTTGTAATCTTTAAGTCCACACATGTAACTGCTTAGGATCACATTGAATATGGCTGGAGCACAAAGTTGGGGTGagggagaagcagggaaggcacaaaacttctctttctccctccctccctcctttgcAGTCCATAGGGAGAGCAGCATTTGTCTTCTCTGCTGGATGTGGAGACCTGAGTGTCTTTTGGTTCCATGGAAGAGTAACGCCATGGAAGGAGGAAATGGCTTGTGTAGGTTGGAATGTAACGGGGTGTTCACCTGAGACTGTCCAAAAGAGAATGAAGCtgcccattttctttcctccatcaCATGAACAACAGTTAAAATGCACCGAGGTAATTTGCTTGTTGGGCAGTAGACATCCAAGATTTGGATGCAGAGCCTTACTGGAAGTAGAAAGTGACTCATCTGAGAGCAGCTAATCTACACTGCTAATTTAATTTGATGTCTGG
This window harbors:
- the RGS17 gene encoding regulator of G-protein signaling 17 isoform X1; this encodes MRKRQQSQNEGASAVSQAPGNQRPNNTCCFCWCCCCSCSCLTVRNEDRGDSAGRPTHTTKMESIQVIEECQNPTADEILSWSQNFDKMMKTPAGRNLFREFLRTEYSEENLLFWLACEDLKKEQNKKVIEEKARLIYEDYISILSPKEVSLDSRVREVINRNLLDPSPHMYEDAQLQIYTLMHRDSFPRFLNSQIYKSLVESITGSTSET
- the RGS17 gene encoding regulator of G-protein signaling 17 isoform X2; the protein is MRKRQQSQNEGASAVSQAPGNQRPNNTCCFCWCCCCSCSWNEDRGDSAGRPTHTTKMESIQVIEECQNPTADEILSWSQNFDKMMKTPAGRNLFREFLRTEYSEENLLFWLACEDLKKEQNKKVIEEKARLIYEDYISILSPKEVSLDSRVREVINRNLLDPSPHMYEDAQLQIYTLMHRDSFPRFLNSQIYKSLVESITGSTSET